The genomic region AAAATGACGTAAATGGAAAGAAATATAATTCCCGGTCAGTATTGGATATATGGAACAAGTTTTTAGTAAACTGTCGTTCATATTATGCACCAAGTGGTAATTGTTCCGTTGACGAAGTGCTgattaatttgacaaattcaAGTGAAGATTCGCAATTGTTAACGTTATGCGATGCAAAGACGCTTTATATGTGCAATGCGATTCTGCACCCAAAAGGGGCTTATACGGAACGTGACGTGCTACGACTGGTATCCGACATtaaaggaagcaaaagaaatgtaGTACTTCCGCCAAAATTTATTAGCGTAGAACTAACGAATAAACTGATGGAAATGGACTTGTCTGTAGTAGGCATGTTGCCCAATAATGCTTTGGAGCTGCCAGCAGACCACGCGTCGAACAGTGGTTGGCGAAGATTATACTCGGATCATTGCACATTAATATCAAGTGAAACTTGTCCGGAAAATTTTTTGGCCAGCGGCATTCCGAAAACAATAAATGTAGAACGTTTATACAATTTAAGCTGTAATGCATGCAAAACTTACAACAAAGAATGTTGTACGTATTCAACGAGACATACAATACCATACAATGGCGTTCTTTTCTCGGCTAATTTCTTTCAGAACATGCTTGACTATGCCGCATTAAATTCATGGATACTTTTTGTGCTTTCTTCTAATGGCGATAAAAGcataaaacaaagaaacttcCAACGACATCTTGGTCTATATCTAACACAGCAACAACTTAAACGACAACTTAATTCGAATCGTTTAACATTGCCACAAAAAGTACAAATCTCCGAAATTCTGGGTGAGCCAACCGACCAACTATTCGCCAGCGCCACAAGCGAGGCACATGGAGAAACTAACTTTATCTTTTTACAAACagataaaatgaaaataccTGACGGTATCAagttatttccaaaaaatttacaaagtcGTTTATGTTGCCGAAAGTGTCCCAGTAAAAATTCgcgaaaaacaaaaacgcgGTGCCAACAATGCCTACGTCCGCTTTgccaaaaacattttatactgcGTTGCCGGGATTGTACAGGTGTCCCGGAAACAGTTGCAGCCACAGAGGCAAACAAATCAGAGACACTTATAAGTGAAAGTGATAATGAGGACGACGGGAATAATAACGACCCTTAGTATAGTAATTGCAGTATTATTTTCGATAAATGCGTTTGAATTTCTTGATGTGGATAAGTAGAAATTAATGGTCAATGcagtttatattatatttttttattgggaCTTCACAGtatcaaaatcattaaattaaagaTTCAAATTACTTTCTGCAAGCGGTAACTTCTGGCAGTTTTGCTCATGATTTGGAAACGGAAATAAAAGTAGTAGCAAGTCGATAACAGCGATTTGTTTACGAGCCAAATATCAGCTGATTGTTATcgacaaatatacacatatgaaaCGTTTAGAATTTTGagagaaatgtttaaaatttagatCCAAGCTAAATACAcatggaaaaaataaatgtgcCTTTGGCTCTAGTGTTTATTTTGAGGACTGGAAGGACGTACGTGCTTAGAGGCACTACGCTACCTTCCTTTGGTAACACGTTGCAATGATTATAGGATAATTAAGGATCTACccaaatcaaataataaaaccTTAATTTAATTCTATAATTCCTTAACGTcgaatttaatacttttaaaatatattaatgcattatttataaataatacttattaatattgaactgtttattgctttatttagaACTTTGAATAGTGAACCATTAATTATTAG from Bactrocera tryoni isolate S06 chromosome 3, CSIRO_BtryS06_freeze2, whole genome shotgun sequence harbors:
- the LOC120770042 gene encoding uncharacterized protein LOC120770042 produces the protein MSFSSKVLSNIKRSNDSEEDECDQHNASLLKVLNSIPATEFDTLVDVNPSGADFKEESETCIDPLFNNVEITSQNSYTYTYQDADILETDESEGDDNENNATSQLNKRKRRQDEFRGLNGFLWKTARTNGAENEKFQSALQLLQPRGKGPAHTMGSILEMWSLLLDEQIITQILHYTNIEIKERRAKLPHQRLIDAVEFRAWIGLNYLCGIFRNATHNGPLDELWSLELGNAVFRATMPLKRFKFIYECLSFGENDVNGKKYNSRSVLDIWNKFLVNCRSYYAPSGNCSVDEVLINLTNSSEDSQLLTLCDAKTLYMCNAILHPKGAYTERDVLRLVSDIKGSKRNVVLPPKFISVELTNKLMEMDLSVVGMLPNNALELPADHASNSGWRRLYSDHCTLISSETCPENFLASGIPKTINVERLYNLSCNACKTYNKECCTYSTRHTIPYNGVLFSANFFQNMLDYAALNSWILFVLSSNGDKSIKQRNFQRHLGLYLTQQQLKRQLNSNRLTLPQKVQISEILGEPTDQLFASATSEAHGETNFIFLQTDKMKIPDGIKLFPKNLQSRLCCRKCPSKNSRKTKTRCQQCLRPLCQKHFILRCRDCTGVPETVAATEANKSETLISESDNEDDGNNNDP